The genomic DNA TCGCCGCGAACGGGCCGCTGCCGGTGAACAACCAGAACATCGTGCAGGCCAGCGAGTACTGGTCGCTGCGCCCGTCGAGGCTCGCACCGGTCAGCTGCTCGGGCGAGGCATAGGCCAGGGTCGCGGTGAAAGTGCCGGTCTGGGTGAGATGGCCGGTGTCGTCGCGCAGGCGGGCGATGCCGAAGTCGGTGAGGTAGACGCGTTCGCCGCGGCCGCCGCCGGAACGAGCCAGCAGGATGTTGGCGGGCTTCACGTCCCGATGCAGCACACCCATGCTGTGCGCGTAGTCGAGCGCGTCGGCGGTCTCCTTGATGATCTGCACCGCGCGCGCGGGCGGCAGCGTCTTCGGATCCACCGAGGCGGCATCGACCCCGTCGATGTACTGCATCGAGATCCACAGCTGCTCGTCTTCGATGCCGCGGTCGTAGACGGTGACGATATTGGGGTGGTCGAGCCGGGCGACCAGATCCGCCTCCCTTTCGAACCGCGCCCGCACCTCCTTGTCGTCGAACATCTCCCGGTTCAACAGCTTCAGCGCTGTCATTCGCGGCAGCCGCGGATGTTTTGCCAGGTAGACCGATCCCATGCCACCGCGGCCGAGTTGCCGCTCGATGACATAGCCGGCGAAGACCTCACCGCTGGCCAGCATGTCTGCTCCAATTCTCGCCCGCACCGGGACCCGCCGGGGGACGTTAAGCATGAGAAATCATCGAAACCATAGCAGTCGTCGCATGCGCCGAATGCCATCGAAGTACTACGGCGGAGGTCGTCCTTCCCCGTCCGCGGCGCCGCTTGCTCCGCCGTTGCCCGCGGGGGCGGGACGCCCGCGCCGGACGCGGTCCGGCAGGGCGATCACGATCGGACGCGGAGTGCGTCCGGAGGCGCGCCCCGGGGGACCCGAGGCAGGCCGATCCGCCGCGGGCGATCCGGCGGCAGGCGGCTGGGCGGGGTGCGGCGGCCCGGTCGGTGGGCGCGGCGGAACCGGCCCGGACGCACCCTGGTGATACGGACGCGCGAGATCCACCGCGCCCGGCGATGCGGGGAACGGGGTGGTCGGCGGCAACCCGGGCGCGGTCTGATGCGACCCCGGCTGCGATGACTGTCCCTGGGCTCCGCCGGCATTCGGATATCCCGGGTGGCTCTGCGGATTACTCGCGGGCGATCCGGTGACGGCTCTGCCCGCGCCGCTCGCCGGAGGCGGGCCGAACGGCGGGGACGCGCGTCCGGTGCCGGGCCTGTTCGGGTACCCGGCCGGGAGGCGGCGCGCGCCGGGCGTGGGATAGGGCCCATAGGTCGCCGGGTAGGACGGGTTGGCCGGATTCGACGCCGGGAAGGGCGGATTCGACGCCGGGAAGGGCGGATTCGCGCCGGGCCGCGGCCCGCTCACCGGATACGGCGGGTTCGTGCCGGTACGCGGCCCGGCGGGGGAAGGCCCGTGTGCCGTGGGGTACGGATTCCCGGCCGGATGCGGATTTCCCGGGTACGGCGCCGTGGGGTACGGCCCGTTCGGCGCCGCCGACGGCGCGGCGGAGTACCCCGTGGGCCGGTAGCCGTGATTCGGCTGCGCCGGACCGGGCGGGTAGCCGGTGGGCCCGGCGTGGGGCGCGTACGGCTGGGGCGGGGCCGTCGGCGCACGCCCGGCCGTCAGCGCCTGCCGGGCGGCGACGGCGAACTCGGTGCAGCTATCGAACCGGTCGGCGGGATTCTTGGCCATCGCCTTGGCCAGGACGGCGTCGAGCCGCGGCGGCAGGGCGGGCCGGGTGGCGCGCACCGACGGCGGGGGGCTGTAGAGGTGATCGTGGATCACCTTGGCCGGGTTGCCGTCGGGGAACGGCGCCGAGCCGGTCAGCAGCCAGTACAGCGTGCAGCCCAGTGAGTACTGGTCGGCGCGGTGATCGAGGGGACGCCCGCCGAGTTGCTCGGGAGCGGCGTAGGCCAGGGTGGCGGTGATGGTGTCGCCGGAGGCCAGTGTGGTGTCGGAATCACGCACCCCGGCGATGCCGAAATCGGTGAGCAGCACCCGTTCCGGATGACCGATCGGCGCCTTGGCCAGCAGGATGTTCGCCGGTTTGATGTCGCGGTGCAGCACACCGTTGGCGTGCGCGAAATCCAGTGCGGCGCCGACCTCGGCGATGATCTGCACGGCGCGGGCCGGGGCGAGCACATCGACATCGACAGCGGCGGCGTCGGACCCGGAGATGAACTGCATCGAGATCCACAGCTGGTCGTCCTCGGCCCCGCGGTCGTAGACGGTGACGATATTGGGGTGGTCGAGCTGGGCGACCAGGTCGGCCTCCCGCTCGAATCGGCCTCTGATCTCGGCATCGGTGTAGAGCTCGCGGGCCAGCAGCTTCAGCGCGGTCAGGCGCGGCAGGCGCGGATGCCTGGCCAGGTACACCGTGCCCATGCCACCCTTGCCCAGCACACGTTTGATCTCGTAGCCGGCGAAGGTTTCGCCGATCTGCAACACGGTGATCCTCACCCCCTCCAAACCGATATCCGCGCGACCACGATCGGCCCGACCTCCTACCGATGTATCTCTCCGGAGCCCGCCGGTGCAACAGTGGCCTGTCTTCCCGCGCCGATCTTCCTAGCATTGTCGGTCATGGGGGCGTTGCGCGCGCATGGTCCGTCGGGATCGACGGCAGGGTCGGATGTCGGCCCCACTCGTTAGGCTGTGGGCATGCGCATCGGAGCACACGTCCGGCTCGACGACGACCCCATCGGCTTCGGCAAGAAGCTGGGCGCCGACGTCATCCAGATGTTCGTCGTCGACCCGCAGAGCTGGGACAAACCCGTCCCGCATCCGCGTGCCGAGGAGATCCTGGCCAGCCCGATCGAGGTTGTGGTGCACTCCTCCTATCAGATCAACGTGGCCAGTACGAACAACCGGCTGCGCATGCCCTCGCGCAACGCGGTCGCCCAGCAGGCGAAGGCCGCCGCGGATCTGGGTGCGTTCGGGCTCGTGGTGCACGGCGGTCACGTCCGCTCCGACGCCGAGATCGACGCAGGAATCGACAACTGGCGCAAGCTGTT from Nocardia higoensis includes the following:
- a CDS encoding serine/threonine-protein kinase, translating into MRITVLQIGETFAGYEIKRVLGKGGMGTVYLARHPRLPRLTALKLLARELYTDAEIRGRFEREADLVAQLDHPNIVTVYDRGAEDDQLWISMQFISGSDAAAVDVDVLAPARAVQIIAEVGAALDFAHANGVLHRDIKPANILLAKAPIGHPERVLLTDFGIAGVRDSDTTLASGDTITATLAYAAPEQLGGRPLDHRADQYSLGCTLYWLLTGSAPFPDGNPAKVIHDHLYSPPPSVRATRPALPPRLDAVLAKAMAKNPADRFDSCTEFAVAARQALTAGRAPTAPPQPYAPHAGPTGYPPGPAQPNHGYRPTGYSAAPSAAPNGPYPTAPYPGNPHPAGNPYPTAHGPSPAGPRTGTNPPYPVSGPRPGANPPFPASNPPFPASNPANPSYPATYGPYPTPGARRLPAGYPNRPGTGRASPPFGPPPASGAGRAVTGSPASNPQSHPGYPNAGGAQGQSSQPGSHQTAPGLPPTTPFPASPGAVDLARPYHQGASGPVPPRPPTGPPHPAQPPAAGSPAADRPASGPPGRASGRTPRPIVIALPDRVRRGRPAPAGNGGASGAADGEGRPPP